The following DNA comes from Halobacteriovorax sp. HLS.
CTCTCTTGCTCGATTTAAAATCTAGGAACTGTTTTTTCAAATATATTTTTGCTTGTCCTGCCAAATCAGGATGAAGCGTAGAATCTCTATACTCATCTGGCATTAGCCCATTATCACCATGGCACATAGTGCAGGAAACTTTAACAATGGAACCATCTGCACGAGAGAATTCTCTTTCTTTATGAGCTAGGAGCTTACCTCTCGTTATTGAGGCAGAGTTCTCTGGAGAATTCATAATTTCACAGTGCCTACTAGCTGCAGATGAACTCGTAAGAAAACTTTTTAGATTTGCCATATCTTGTACACTTAAGTTTTTCGCTATTGAGTTCATAATTGAATTGATTCTATGTTTAGTCTTAAACATCGCCATATGAATAAGTAAGTATTTTGGAGTCTGGTCTGCTAAATATGGAATTGAG
Coding sequences within:
- a CDS encoding c-type cytochrome, encoding MFRFLLCFILLLNFSHAHKLPPEVQLIVDEALSLSVDIEQGRSIYERSCQSCHGVEGVPHNIKKGSIPYLADQTPKYLLIHMAMFKTKHRINSIMNSIAKNLSVQDMANLKSFLTSSSAASRHCEIMNSPENSASITRGKLLAHKEREFSRADGSIVKVSCTMCHGDNGLMPDEYRDSTLHPDLAGQAKIYLKKQFLDFKSSKRVNAGPMNLMVRDLSKRDLTDLSSYYSSLDRCNN